The following are from one region of the Microbispora sp. ZYX-F-249 genome:
- a CDS encoding coenzyme F420-0:L-glutamate ligase has protein sequence MPQITVSGVPGLPEVRPGDDIALLVAQAAPDLEDGDILVVTSKIVSKAEGRIREGDSRTAAIEEETARVVARRGDTVIAQTRHGYVMAAAGVDASNTSPGTVLLLPEDPDASAARIRGGLRERLGVRVGVIVSDTFGRPWRHGLTDVAIGAAGVRPLEDLRGGVDPYGNPLNATVTALVDEIAAAGDLAKGKLSGVPVAVVRGLGDLVTDEDGPGGRVLVRPADEDMFRFGSADVVFARRTIREFSAREVDPAAVRRAVAAAIAAPAPHHTTPWRFVLLETPQTRTELLDAMRDAWIEDLRSDGFSEESIARRIRRGDVLRNAPYLAVPCLVMDGSHTYRDERRNAAEREMFVVATGAGVQNFLVQLAVQGLGSAWVSSTMFCRDVVRKVLGLPQNWDPMGAVAIGHPAAPPRDRPPRDPADFYVTR, from the coding sequence ATGCCCCAGATCACCGTCAGCGGCGTGCCCGGCCTGCCCGAGGTGCGGCCCGGCGACGACATCGCCCTGCTCGTGGCGCAGGCCGCGCCCGACCTGGAGGACGGCGACATCCTGGTCGTCACCTCCAAGATCGTGAGCAAGGCCGAAGGCCGCATCCGCGAAGGCGACAGCCGTACGGCCGCGATCGAGGAGGAGACCGCGCGCGTGGTCGCGCGGCGCGGGGACACGGTCATCGCGCAGACGCGGCACGGCTACGTGATGGCCGCGGCCGGCGTCGACGCCTCCAACACCTCCCCCGGCACCGTGCTGCTGCTCCCCGAGGACCCGGACGCCTCGGCGGCCCGCATCCGCGGGGGGCTGCGCGAGCGGCTCGGCGTGCGCGTCGGAGTGATCGTCTCCGACACCTTCGGCCGGCCCTGGCGGCACGGCCTGACCGACGTCGCCATCGGCGCGGCCGGCGTACGGCCGCTGGAGGACCTGCGCGGCGGCGTCGACCCCTACGGCAACCCGCTCAACGCCACCGTCACGGCGCTGGTCGACGAGATCGCGGCGGCGGGCGACCTGGCGAAGGGCAAGCTGTCCGGCGTCCCGGTGGCCGTCGTGCGCGGACTGGGCGACCTGGTGACGGACGAGGACGGCCCGGGCGGGCGGGTGCTCGTCCGCCCCGCCGACGAGGACATGTTCCGGTTCGGCTCGGCCGACGTCGTCTTCGCCCGGCGCACGATCCGCGAGTTCTCCGCCCGCGAGGTCGACCCGGCCGCCGTACGGCGGGCCGTCGCGGCCGCCATCGCGGCGCCCGCCCCGCACCACACCACGCCCTGGCGGTTCGTGCTGCTCGAGACCCCGCAGACGCGTACCGAACTGCTCGACGCGATGCGGGACGCCTGGATCGAGGACCTGCGCTCCGACGGCTTCTCCGAGGAGTCGATCGCCCGGCGGATCCGGCGCGGCGACGTGCTCAGGAACGCGCCCTACCTGGCGGTGCCGTGCCTGGTCATGGACGGCTCGCACACCTACCGCGACGAGCGCAGGAACGCCGCCGAGCGCGAGATGTTCGTGGTGGCCACCGGTGCCGGCGTGCAGAACTTCCTGGTGCAGCTCGCCGTGCAGGGGCTGGGCTCGGCGTGGGTGTCGTCCACGATGTTCTGCCGCGACGTGGTGCGCAAGGTGCTCGGCCTGCCGCAGAACTGGGACCCCATGGGCGCCGTGGCCATCGGCCATCCCGCCGCGCCGCCGAGGGACCGGCCGCCGCGCGACCCGGCCGACTTCTACGTCACCAGATAG
- the cofD gene encoding 2-phospho-L-lactate transferase, which translates to MRIVSLAGGIGGARFLRGLKAAAPDSDITVIGNTGDDITLFGLRVCPDLDTVMYTLGGGINEEQGWGRAGETFTVKEELAAYGMEPQWFGLGDRDFATHIVRTQMLAAGYPLSQVTEALCDRWRPGVRLLPMSDDRTETHVVVSDEAGRRAIHFQEWWVRLRASVPAEQIVLVGADEARPAPGVLDAIAAADVVILPPSNPVVSIGTILQIPGIRAALETKTVVGVSPIIGGAPVRGMADACLTAIGVETSAQAVLELYGSALLDGWLVAEEDKGVALDGVVVEARPLLMSGPEATRDIAAAALALAQSLRS; encoded by the coding sequence ATGCGCATCGTGTCCCTCGCCGGAGGAATCGGCGGCGCCCGGTTCCTCCGAGGTCTCAAGGCGGCGGCCCCCGATTCCGACATCACCGTGATCGGCAACACCGGCGACGACATCACCCTCTTCGGCCTGCGCGTGTGCCCCGACCTCGACACGGTCATGTACACGCTGGGCGGCGGCATCAACGAGGAACAGGGCTGGGGACGGGCCGGTGAAACGTTCACGGTGAAGGAGGAGCTCGCCGCGTACGGCATGGAACCGCAGTGGTTCGGCCTCGGCGACCGGGACTTCGCCACGCACATCGTCCGCACCCAGATGCTCGCGGCCGGTTATCCGCTCTCGCAGGTGACCGAAGCTCTGTGCGACCGGTGGCGGCCCGGGGTGCGGCTGCTGCCGATGTCGGACGACCGCACCGAGACCCACGTGGTCGTCTCCGACGAGGCCGGCAGAAGGGCGATCCACTTCCAGGAGTGGTGGGTGCGGCTGCGCGCCTCCGTGCCGGCCGAGCAGATCGTGCTCGTCGGCGCGGACGAGGCCCGGCCCGCGCCCGGCGTGCTCGACGCCATCGCGGCGGCCGACGTCGTGATCCTGCCGCCGTCGAACCCGGTCGTCAGCATCGGGACGATCCTCCAGATCCCGGGCATCCGGGCGGCCCTGGAGACCAAGACCGTCGTCGGCGTCTCCCCCATCATCGGCGGCGCGCCGGTGCGCGGCATGGCCGACGCCTGCCTGACGGCGATCGGCGTGGAGACGAGCGCCCAGGCCGTGCTGGAGCTGTACGGCTCCGCCCTGCTCGACGGCTGGCTCGTGGCCGAGGAGGACAAGGGCGTCGCGCTCGACGGCGTGGTGGTGGAGGCCCGCCCGCTCCTGATGAGCGGTCCCGAGGCCACGCGGGACATCGCCGCCGCGGCCCTCGCCCTGGCCCAGTCACTCAGGTCCTGA